In one window of Erythrolamprus reginae isolate rEryReg1 chromosome 1, rEryReg1.hap1, whole genome shotgun sequence DNA:
- the MADCAM1 gene encoding mucosal addressin cell adhesion molecule 1, with product MAIISLLFLFSLVCYSCSFPTSKPVIRPQKPLVERGGTIQLICSMDCPDAEVQWEGLDTDLGDIISNHTHSILTLSNATIDAAGTKMCSGRCQETSFPARVELNVYSFPDTLQLDSQPERLTVRQPARLLCSMSHIYPHGALTLSWFRGDEQLEASKETEEEEMRDSEEEQLFVYRSELELPRVAEGIAYKCKATLEVEGEIFIREKVAIAVASPKSTQEPLRATESIALNPTSVRESQTSALELLTTADWKSSAGTTSSLLHLVSTEHRIPRTSVVTPTADPTLESLTEDHNSITVVSSSTGSSSPTDPELTEKPLATTEGITEKPTTTDGFSTEGTTRKPKDPCRPTIVPVPAQGVMGGALRITCQTAKCSPDIEIQWVETPMAQSRVPSGGSRGPVDPDGRERQLGAPGGLSMRCDCQPTPNSNLAGCGVC from the exons AtggctataatttctttattGTTCCTATTCAGTTTGGTCTGCTACAGCTGCA GCTTTCCAACGTCTAAGCCCGTCATCCGGCCTCAGAAGCCCCTGGTGGAACGGGGAGGCACGATCCAGCTGATCTGTTCCATGGATTGTCCTGATGCCGAAGTGCAATGGGAAGGCCTGGATACCGACTTGGGGGACATCATTTCCAACCACACCCACAGCATCCTAACGCTGAGCAACGCGACCATTGACGCGGCGGGGACCAAGATGTGCTCGGGACGGTGCCAGGAGACGTCCTTTCCAGCCAGGGTGGAGCTGAATGTATATT CTTTTCCAGACACTTTGCAGTTGGACTCCCAGCCCGAGAGACTGACTGTTAGGCAGCCGGCTCGCTTGCTGTGTTCCATGAGTCACATCTACCCTCACGGCGCCCTGACACTGAGCTGGTTCCGGGGAGATGAGCAACTGGAGGCTTCCAAGGAGACGGAAGAGGAAGAGATGAGAGACTCAGAAGAGGAACAGCTGTTTGTCTACCGCTCGGAACTGGAGCTCCCGAGGGTGGCGGAAGGAATCGCTTACAAATGCAAAGCAACGTTGGAGGTCGAAGGAGAAATCTTCATCCGAGAGAAGGTTGCTATCGCTGTCGCCAGCCCCAAAT CTACGCAGGAGCCTCTCCGTGCTACTGAGAGCATCGCCCTTAACCCCACATCTGTAAGGGAAAGTCAAACATCTGCTCTGGAGCTACTCACCACAGCTGATTGGAAGTCCTCAGCTGGGACAACTTCTAGCCTTCTCCATCTTGTTTCAACCGAGCATCGCATCCCTAGGACCTCTGTGGTTACCCCAACAGCCGACCCCACCCTGGAATCTCTAACAGAAGATCACAATTCCATCACTGTGGTCAGCAGCTCCACTGGATCTTCTTCTCCAACAG ACCCAGAATTAACTGAAAAGCCTCTTGCCACAACAGAAGGAATCACAGAAAAACCAACCACGACCGACGGTTTCTCGACAGAAGGGACCACCCGAAAACCAAAGGACCCCTGCCGACCCACGATCGTGCCGGTGCCCGCCCAAGGGGTCATGGGAGGCGCCCTCCGCATCACGTGCCAGACGGCAAAGTGCAGTCCAGACATTGAAATCCAGTGGGTGGAAACACCGATGGCCCAGTCGCGGGTACCGTCTGGAGGAAGCCGAGGGCCGGTCGACCCTGATGGTCGAGAGCGTCAGCTTGGAGCACCAGGGGGTCTATCGATGCGTTGCGATTGCCAGCCCACCCCAAATAGCAACCTTGCGGGTTGTGGTGTCTGCTG A